In Apteryx mantelli isolate bAptMan1 chromosome 18, bAptMan1.hap1, whole genome shotgun sequence, a single window of DNA contains:
- the MAFB gene encoding transcription factor MafB encodes MAGELSIGAELPTSPLAMEYVNDFDLMKFDVKKEPLGRNDRSGRHCTRLQPAGSVSSTPISTPCSSVPSSPSFSPTEQKTHLEDLYWMANSYQQMNPEALNLTPEDAVEALIGSHQVSQQLQGFESFRAHHHHHHHHHQHHHQYPAVTHEDLAGSGHPHHHHHHHHQASPTPSTASSSSQQLQNSHQQHPPSSSVEDRFSDDQLVSMSVRELNRHLRGFTKDEVIRLKQKRRTLKNRGYAQSCRYKRVQQKHHLENEKTQLIQQVEQLKQEVTRLARERDAYKLKCEKLASNGFREAGSTSDNPSSPEFFM; translated from the coding sequence ATGGCCGGAGAGCTCAGCATCGGAGCCGAGCTGCCCACTAGTCCCCTGGCCATGGAGTATGTCAACGACTTCGACCTGATGAAGTTCGACGTGAAGAAGGAGCCCCTGGGCAGGAATGACCGCTCCGGGAGGCACTGCACCCGTCTGCAGCCCGCCGGCTCCGTGTCCTCCACCCCCATCAGCACCCCCTGCAGCTCCGTGCCCTCCTCGCCCAGCTTCAGCCCCACCGAGCAGAAGACCCACTTGGAGGACCTGTACTGGATGGCCAACAGCTACCAGCAGATGAACCCCGAGGCGCTGAACCTCACCCCAGAAGACGCCGTCGAAGCCCTCATTGGGTCCCACCAGGTGTCCCAGCAGCTTCAAGGCTTTGAAAGCTTCCgggcccaccaccaccaccaccatcatcatcACCAGCACCACCACCAGTATCCCGCAGTCACCCACGAAGACCTGGCCGGCAGCGGGCACcctcatcaccaccaccaccaccaccaccaggccTCTCCCACCCCCTCCACCGCCTCCAGCTCCTCCCAGCAGCTCCAGAACTCGCACCAGCAGCATCCCCCCTCCAGCAGTGTGGAGGACCGGTTCTCGGACGACCAGCTGGTCTCCATGTCCGTGAGGGAGCTCAACAGGCACCTCCGAGGCTTCACCAAAGACGAGGTGATCCGCCTCAAGCAGAAGAGGAGGACCTTGAAGAACAGGGGCTATGCCCAGTCCTGCAGGTATAAACGCGTCCAGCAGAAACACCACCTGGAGAACGAAAAGACCCAGCTAATTCAGCAGGTGGAACAGCTCAAGCAAGAAGTGACCCGGCTCGCCAGAGAGAGAGATGCCTACAAGCTCAAGTGTGAGAAACTTGCCAGCAATGGCTTCAGAGAGGCCGGCTCCACCAGTGACAACCCATCTTCCCCCGAGTTCTTCATGTGA